GCCCTCAACTCACAGCGACTCCTCCGGAAGCATCTTCTCCTCCTCCAGCGGGTCGGCTGCCTCGGGTAGTTCCGGCAGCGCCATGATGACCTCGGTGATTCCTACCTTGCCGATAAGCTTGGCGAACCAGATCACCATCAAGCTCACGCCCTCCAATTACCTCTACTGGCGTGCGCAAGTGTTTCCGATCCTACGAAGCCAACGTCTGATGGGTTTTGTGGACGGATCGCTCCCCTgtccgtcggccaccatcatcaatccGGCTGCTATTGCTGACAAGGCCGCTCCTCCTACTATAGCAAATCAACAGGATCAATCGATCCTCTCTGTGATAATTTGTTCCCTGTATGAAGACGTGATTGGTATGGTGATGCTAGCCACTACCTCTCGTGAGGCCTGGGAAACACTCACAGCAAGCTTCTCTTCGCAATCTACTGCGCGATCTATGCAGATCCGTGGTGCTCTTCAGAATCTCAAAAAGCTGAACTCAAGTGTCACGGTTTATTACAACAAAGTTAAGCAGTTGTCTGATACATTAACGTCGATAGGTCAGCCCCTACGTCCTGAAGAATTTACTGGATACCTCCTAGCTGGGTTGGACAGCGACTACCATGCTCTAGTTGAGGTAGTCTCAGCGCGCAGCACTAGTAATCCTATGCCCATATGTGATATCTATGCGTCCATGCTCAACACGGAACAACGATCTGAACCCCGGAAAGCTGATCTTGGCATCGAGATTCACTCGGCAAATTATGCGGCCAAGACCGCTGGTGGTCGATAGGGTCTGTTTCAGCAGTACCGTCAGGACCAACGCACTCAAGGTGGAGGAGGGAAACTAAACTACACCAAGCTAAGCGGTGGTGGAGGAAATTTTGGCGGTAGCTCCTACAACTCCAACATGCCTGATCGACGTGGCCCCTCTTTTGGCTCTACCTCGAGTGGTGCTACTAGGCCTACTTGTCAAATTTGTGAAAATTTGGGCATGTTGCTTCTTGTTGCTTTAAAAGATTCCAGCATAACTTCCTTGGCGCTGGTAATGATGGGCGGTACATGGATCGACAAATTGCTGCGTTCACGGTGGTACATGGATCAGCACCACAGGGGTCAACCTCCTCCTACCCAATTGATCCTAGTTGGTATGCGGATACAGGGGCGACGGATCACCTCACCAATGAGCTCGACAAACTTCATATGAAGGATCAGTACCATGGCAAGGATCATGTTCATACAGCTAACGGTGCAGGTATGCGCATTACTCATATTGGTCAATCTATTCTTCCCACGTCATCATGCTCTTTACACTTAAACAATGTCCTTTGTGTTCCCTCCGTTACACGTAATCTTCTCTCGGTTCCTAAATTTACTAGGGATAATAATGTCTTTTTTGAATTTCATCCTTGGTATTTCTTTGTCAAGGACCGGTAAACGAGGGAGGTTCTTCTTAGAGGGGGATGTCATGGAAGCCTCTATAATCTTCATCATTCATTCTTCAAGCAAGTTTTCAGCAGTATCAAGGTGTCACATGATCGGTGGCACTCGCATCTAGGTCATCCAGCTACTCAAATAGTCCAACATATTTTACATCGTCATGAACTTCCTTCGATGTCAGTCAATAAAGATGTAATTTGTGATGCTTGCCAACAAGGCAAAAGTCACCAGTTGCCTTTTTCTCTTTCGACTAGAGTTACTACTACACCTTTAGAGATTATTTtttctgatgtttggggtcctgccCAAACGTCTGTTAGTGTACATGAATAttatgtgagctttattgatGCTTATAGTCGCTTTACGTGGCTTTATCTCCTTAAACATAAGTCCGAGGTGTTCAAAGTTTTTCTTCAATTTCAACAACACATTGAACGTCTTCTGAACCGTAAAATAATCCATGTTCAAACCGATTGGGGTGGCGAGTACCATAGGTTGAACAATTTTTTCTCGGATATTGGGATTTCCCATCATGTTTCGTGCCCACATACACATCAACAAAATGGCACTGCTGAACGTAAACATCGTCATATTGTAGAGACTGGCTTGACACTACTTGCCCATGCTTCCGTTCCCTATCGATTTTGGAGTGATGCATTTTCTACTGCATGTTTCCTTATCAATCGACTTCCTAGTCGTGTCATATCTATGCAAACTCCACTTGAGCGTCTACTTGGTGAAATTCCTGACTATACTTTTCTGAAAGTTTTCGGGTGTGCATGTTGGCCACACCTTCGTCCATACAATAAACGCAAACTCGAATTCCGTTCTAAAAAAATGTGTTTTTCTTGGTTATAGCTCCCTCCACAAAGGCTACAAATGTCTTCATGTACCCACAAACCGTGTCTACATTTCCCGTGATGTGATTTTCGATGAAAGTGTTTTCCCTTTTTCACAAATGCCTACAAACTCCACACTACCGTCCTCCTCCGCAAATCCATTGCACCCTAACCAATTTGATGATGCTGCATATACTCCGCTGCTTTTAGCTAACCATGGTGCAGGTCTAGGTCGTGGCGTCCGATTGGAGCTTCTGGACGATGATTCTCCGCCTCCTGATCGCTCGGACGATGTTGTTCAGGTCGATCATACACGTTTGCATGGCGATGTCGCCCCCCATGCAGACAGGGCCATGGAAGAGCCAGTTACCCCGATGTGCTCTTCTGGCCCAATAGAGACGGCCTCGTCTGGTGCACCGGCGCCTCGCCGGTTTGGCGCGTCAACGTATGGCTCACCGTCCCTGGCGGACGATGGAGCGGCCGACACTCCGTCGCGCATGCACACGGCTTCTCCTGGCGATACATCTTCCATGACAGCCACAGCGCCTACTAACTCTGGAACAGAGCAGACTAGTTTAACTCCACCACCTGAGCGACGTGGTGTTACCACTCGTTTACAAAAGGGTGTGCGTCATCCAAAGCAGGGAACTGATGGGACAGTTGCATGGCGTGCTATTCGAATGGCGCATACTGTTGACCTTTGGCACTCTGAACCTAGTAATCATCAAGAAGCCATGACTTCTCCGCACTGGCGTACAACTATGGAAACCGAATTCTCTGCTCTTCAGTCCAATAAAACTTGGCGATTGGTTCCACCGGTACCTGGAGTGAATGTAATTGACTCTAAGTGGGTGTTTAAAATTAAGCAGAAATCTGATGGCTCTATTGAAAGATACAAGGCACATCTTGTGGCTAAAGGGTTCAAACAACGCTATGGTCTTGACTATGAGGATACTTTCAGTCCTGTCGTGATACCTACTACTATTCGCCTTCTACTATCCATGGCGATTACACATGGTTGGCATCTTCGTCAACTTGATATTCAGAATGCATTCTTGCATGGAGTTCTTGAGGAGGAAGTCTACATGCGTCAACCACCTAGTTTTGAGGATACTACTCGGCCTTCACACTTGTGTCATCTTGATAAGGCGATCTATGGACTGAAACAAGCTCCTCGTGCGTGGCATGCACGTCTCAGTGCAGTTCTTGTTGATCATGGTTTTACTGCATCTACGGCTGATACATCCCTCTTTATACTCCGGCGGCCTGGGGTTACTCTCTATTTGCTCGTTTATGTGGATGACATTATTGTGGTGAGTTCTTCGATTACTGCCACTGATCGCCTTATTCATTAGTTGCGTGCCTCTTTTGCTCTCAAGGATCTTGGACAGATGCActattttcttgggattgaggtgCAAAAATATGATGGTGGTCTTCTCCTTGCTCAGCGCAAGTATGCGTCTGAGCTTTTATGTCGTGCTGGTCTTCTCAAGTGCTCTCCGGCTTCTACACCAATGGCCTCTTCAGATAAGTTGTCTTCTACAGATGGTACTCCTCTTTCTACTGATGAGTCTACACGCTATCGTAGTATTGTTGGTGGGCTCCAGTATCTTACTATGACTCGACCAGATTAATCCTTCGCGGTTAACAAGGTGTGTCAATATCTTCATGCTCCTCGATGCTCTCATTGGTCAGCAGTTAAACGCATCTTGCGATATGTCAAGGCTACCATGACACATGGGTTATTTTTGAACCGTTCTACTACGTCTTCTGATCTATCGTCCATTTTTTCTGGTGCGGATTGGGCTGGTAATTCAGATGATCGGCGATCAACCGGGGGATATGCTATCTTTTATGGTGGTAATCTAGTTGCTTGGAGTGCTCGTAAACAGGCAACggtttctcgttctagtacagagTCTGAATACAAAGCACTTGCTAATGCTACGGCAGAGCTAATTTGGGTTGAAGCTCTTCTTGGTGAGCTTGGTGTTTCACAGAGTCGTCCACCTATACTATGGTGTGATAATATTGgagcaacatatctttcttctaaTCCGGTTTTCCATGCTCGAACAAAGCATATAGAGGTTGATTTTCATTTTGTTCGAGAATGGGTTGCTCAGAAATTGCTCCAAATAAAGTTTATTTCATCCAAGGATTAGTTAGCTGATATTTTCACCAAGCCACTACCACTACTGATATTTCAGACATGCAAGCGCAATCTCAACCTTCGTGGTACAGCcgagattgagggagggtgataAACTACGCAATTGTATTAGGTTCTAATTCTGATTTGTATCTGGTTAGGTATGACCGACTGTGCTTCTGACATTGTACCTCTTGTAATCTCCTCAATATATATAATACAACGCTGGCCCTATTGGGAGCTGTGCACTACCCTACAATTTCCGTATACTCGTTTAGGGGAAGCACGGGAGATGCATCGTCAACTCTCTGCATGCCTCAAAACATACTAGAAAAAAAGCAAGACAACGATCCGCGTAACGCATGTGGAAACGTGGGGACGCATAATCAACTCTCTGCACGCCTACCTCTCACCACTTTAACCAGTCCACCCCGCCTCGATCACTCTCCCATTGGCCAACTAATCCGCGACAAAGACAGATGCTTCGGCTTCTCCGTCGCCTCCGCCACAGGATTCTATGACCGCGACTCCTATCCGGCGGGACGTACACTTGAGCGCACGCCAGGTCGCCGAGCACGAGGACACCGGGTTTCGGAGCACAGCGCCTTCGCCATTCGCAGCCCGACAAAGTGTGACCACGTGGGTAGAAGAATCGGCGACAACATCGTCGAGTTTGTGCCCACGTGGGTAGAAGACCCAGTCAGCGGATTCAACCTCGCCACGAGGCCATGCCTCAAGCATAGCAGATGACGTGGCGACGTGGACCCCAAGCTAGCACAAGGCGGGACATGGAATGCCCCCCAGGATTTAGCTCTACTCCCAAGTTTCCACAATCCCTAGTGGCACCCCAAATGGCATCATGTACTTTCCTGGCATATGAGGGGCGCTGGCACCAACGGCCGCATATAGGGATGACTCTGCCCAGCGGTGCCCCAAATAGACAACAACTAAAACCGGGCAGGACCTAAAATTCCATTAATTTATCGTGATATACTACAAACTTGAATTAAGTTTGACTAAAACTTAAACTAAACTTAACACGAAACTACACACCGTCGGGCGTGCCACGAGACGGGCCTACCTAGCTGTTCTGCCAGCGCCACTTGGCCTGCGCCCGCCTCTCGGCCGTGTCTGCAGATGCCTATGACATCCTCCCCGGCTCCGGGTGTCCGGCGTGGGAGCTGTTATGGGGGGAATTTCCCTCCACCGCCACGTGCCATCCTGTGCTGCCTTCGACTGGCCGAGCATTTAGTGCCCCGCGCGCGCTGCGATATTCCTCATTCTGGGCGGCCCGCTGAACCTCATGAGTGGCCGCCTCAGCGAGATACTGGGCATTGATCTCGATGATCCTCTGCAGCTCATCGGCCATGAGGAGCCGAGTAGCCTCATCCGTGGACGCCCTTTCCTGCGAGATGTCCACGGCGTAGTCCACGACGGCCGCATCGGCCTCCTGCAGGGCTCGGATGGCGTCCCTCTCCAAGCGCACCGTCTGGTAGGAGGCAAGTAGCGTCGCCTGCTCCGGGTCAGCCGGTTCTAGCCCATCTAACCACTGATCCTCTTCCGCTGATCCTCTTCCGCATCCACCTCATTCAGAGCCTCCACCTTGTCCTCCTCGTCTAACTTGCCATATTCAACTGAGTCATCATCTGAAGGTGGTGGATTCTCCCCCGACAGCGGTGGGGATGGGTTCAACTCCGGTGGCGGGACGCGCTGGCGCAATATCGCATAGGTGGTTGGAATACGACGAGGCATATTGCAGGCGAGTGAGGTGGCAAGCAGCGAGAAGGAAGCATGGGTTGGCTCCCCACGCGAGCTCCCCACGCGATGACCCAGCTTTATAGCCGGGGCGCAAGGTGGGAAACAGGGCGGGAAGCggcgagaaatggcgggaaagagCAGTAGCGGACATGACACCGCCACAGAAGAAGGTGCAATGGCGACACGTGCGGAATAAGCAACGCCGATGGGACGTCTCCCTGCCTCCACCTAGGGAACCGTCACCACCATTAACATGATTAGGTGAGAAGCCATTGTGCCTATGATAGGTCTGGCCCGATTGTGGGTATACGACATCGCGATGGCAAAATCTTGCGTCCGGCGCGCCCAGGCGCCCCCCTATGGGTCGGCGTCAGTCCGGGGGTGCCGGACAGTTTCTTAGGCTGCGCCGGAACCAATCCGCGTCTAAGGGTTACCATGCCCAGAAGTTCGTTGTAAAGTGTTGCTGATAATCACGCCGACATACCTGAAATTCTATCCAGGCTCGTCACTCTTCCCATTGCATTGCGCCTAGCGATGGGCACAATGGCCAGTCTCATGGAATCATGCGCCAAGCAGGCGTTGGTTAGGTCTGGCATTTCTGTGCGCTGTCATTTTGCGCTGCTTAATACATGTGCGTCGGGATTTCATTGGATCGCGACGGCGCACTAATAAACTCATGTCTCCAAATTAGCTCTGCACCAGCATATCCTGAAACGGACATAGCATTCATTTGGGGTTAATGCCACTGATCCCACGTGTCGCACACTTTTCCACGGACCATCAAAGATGGCAACCGGAGCGCGACTCGCAAGATCAGTAATAGTAACAGCGACCGCAACGGTTTGTTTGGGTAAACAACGTCAAAAAATTAAACAGCATGGCTGCATGCGTGTAGAAACTAAGGAACAAACGAAACCACGCTAAGCGTAAACAACAGAAGGAATGGCAAAAAACATGACAGaggaaaataagaaaaaaaaatagATGCTCGTCGGTGTACACGGTTAGCCGAAAAACGACGAACAAAACAAAGCATGAGAACACCAAACAACAAAAGAATAAGCAAGGAAAAAACGATGAAAGAAAAGCAAGTAACAAATGCGACGAAAAGAGAAAGCTAGCAGAGGAGTGCGTACCCTAATTAAAAACCTAACGCTTTGCATCGTCGCCCTGTCCGGTCGTCTGGACATTCCCAACGATGGCGCGCAAGGAAAGTACAGAGTGTAGCATAGGAGAGGGCGGCGACGAGAGGCTAACGGAACGAGGTAGCTAACGCAATGTATATAGAATGGGCTGCGATACGTCTTTTGTAGACGGTGCGTAGCCACGAGAGCCCGGAAGGAGCAACATGCATGTGGGCTGTGGTAGAAAGGCGTGCGGGTTTCAAACACGTACTGTAAATATAACCGgatccaaaaaaaaaagatatgaCAAGTATTTCATCTACCAGGGTAGGATCGGCAAGAAACACACCGGTGAATCGGACAGCTGACCACAATGTTCCTGGTCCTTATAGTCCAGCGATGAAGGATACTGTGGTCCAACGAATAACAAAACGAATAACTAGGCGCGAGTCCTATCCATACCCTTGTTGTGGCAGGCTCACCCTGTCTCAATGCGCCCGGCATTCAGGAGGCCGGGCAGGATCATAAGCACTTCAACCGGTACGCGCGCCGGAGCTCTGGTGGATCTATAGCGATGGCCCCAGGTTCTACATCCCTGGTGTTGAGGCCCCGTGGAGGTGACAGTGTCTGAAGTATCTGTCTTTCATTTCATGGACACAGACGAGGAGTGATGTGCGCTCACATCTGATTCTAGAGACACATGTGAGTCAGACGCGGGTAGCTCATCTTCTGAGTCATTGAACATGAAATAGGATCCCTTAGGTACACACAAGTCCCTTATACTTATGGCTTCTTCACAAGGGTGTTGATGAGTACCCAAGTTTTTGATCCTAGTAAGATAATTTCGGGGTGCGCAGCTGGAAGTTCCTAGTGTATAACCTCATCATTCTTCTCTTACTTTCCCTCCTTTGTAGGGGTGTTTCAAGAGGAAGTGATTCAAAACTCTCATTTTCTGATCCCTCCGAGTCTGACATGATTACACTGTAAAAACGAGGAAACGGAAGATCTTTTTTAGAAGATTCCTGAAATATAGCTATTACAAACCGGAACTAAACAAATGCAAACAGGACCGTAAACAAAATAACAGAAATGCAACCTATTCCTCAGCCACCGTGAAGAAAAGAGCACCGCGGGGAAGAGGGTCCCCACCATGGCCAGCACTAATCCCACCAAGGCAGCTAGGAGCCTAGGATTAGCTAGCTCGGATGGTAGGTGGCCATGTCAGCTCGTACGCATACCCCAGCACTGCCGCTTGCCCTGGAGTGCGTCCGGCAAGACGGGAGACGACAGCTCACCGGTCTCTTTGTCGAGGGAAAGAACACAGTCTGCAACCGTCTAGTAAGCAGAACCGGCGGTCCAACGTCCACCAGCGGCGGACGAGAACACGTAGGCCTTGCCAACGCCAGCAAGATAAATCATGCATGTCAGCTTGAAATTTGACAGACTGATACGCGCGCATGCATTCTCACCATCGAGGAGGATGGTGCCCAACAAACAGCAGCATTCGTGGAACCAAGCCGAGGGAGGGATCATCTTGTAGCGACGTGACAGGGGATCGCAAACCATGAGACATGATGGCGACACCCAATCGTGTGTGTCGTTGAAGTGCAGAAGGAGTAGGAAGCCGCCCCAAACATCAGCGGGCTCCCACCTTGACTTGCCATATGCCGTGTGTGGGAGGAAGTCGAGCGCAAGATTCTGTGTGGCAGCGATGCCCTTCCAATAAGAGGAGGGAACAAAGGTGGGGTTACGGCAGGCAGATGCGTGGAGTCGATTCCTTCTGCAGTCATATGCCAGGTGGGAACAAAGGTGGGGTTACGGCCAAGCAGATGCCCGTCGACATAGTAATGGCTAGCGACATGTGAGGGTGGCTCGTCGTGGAGAGAGGTGAGGACTCGGAAGCCGTCCGACGCGATGACATGTCGCTAGCACCTGTAGGTGAACATGGAGCGGACAAGGTTGACAGGCAAGGTGAGGCAAATGAAAACCAAACCGAGAAGCTCATCTGGGATGGCATCAACACTGTCCTCTGGAGCAGACTTCCTCCACGCATTCTTGCGGCGGCAACCACCGCCCCCATCTCCGGCTAGACCTAGCCTGGCTAATGCGTGAGGGCAAGGTGTGTGATGTGAGTAGAATGCCCttcaaaatcagaaaaaataaacACTTTCAGCTACCTTAATAGGAATGCAAGGgcgtgtgacgccccggaaccggtaccatgaggattccagcgatcccgccgaaatccgcacgatatcgattcagagacgccctccgacacgacgtgcgcgacgaatcacacacgtgatgccagaggaattaacacgagcggtaacattacaacaggattacaatagagcccacaaagacatatattacaacaacgactccaacgagtcaagatacaaatatacaatacaaagattcaaatcatacagaagatcgaatacgtccgagtacggacaagatacaaattggactaagagtcctgaagataaacaatggcgtccataaccctgcccaggccaagccggaagggtaaccttgctaacgtcgtcttcatcgaacatatcttcatacctgcccggttatgtcccaaagaagcagcaataagtacgggttcatacttaacaagacttcaagacgtataagcattcgtcaatcagtcgtcctttgtacttgaggcacgcaggggacttagaggacgcaagaggaacgtcataggcaatatggtggggttataggcagcgcgcaagcactaaaaacctatagagacactctacaacattcgtctatcagagaaggtgagagagcgcacaactaacagttctatactctgcaaacataacacatccgatgtgttcccccttcgcaaagaagtactggcaaaggcactcacacggttgtcaagttttaaccatttattattgaagttgtgctaacttactatgcaagttattagtattgaaacaacgggtgtaagttgtctatggtcgagtcatacagctccaagtcgtccataaccgcggatgcggcttatcgataagattgtaaccctgcaggggtgcccaaatgtgcccacacgcacgctcaacccacttacgacaggtggatatcacgacacgcactttCCTTCACTACCACAAtgcccaggaagccacctaactaagttaaacccgaaTCAGAGTCCGGCCAACTCTCCGAGACGGACCTAGCTattgcgagaacggctaagaggatcagagcccactagaggatgacctcttaacaatacgtaCCGCATCCTACGACCGTGCAAGAGAAAATGGGGTTACAAGGCACacatggcttccccaaaagtaacatcatatcatctgaccacaaagaaacatgcttgcacgcccgggagaaacaaagcATTACGAaaactaattgtggccactggaTAAAGctttagattccggcagtggtcgaggggagacccggtaagcatactcacgtgtggttagagcgctcagtctcgaaacagataacaagaactcgggtcctaagttatttaggaaacacaagtgagccgtcacaaaacgatcagttgacccaccgatgcctccgttaAGCAACtaataacaagtaaccatgataccctcaacagataacccgataagataacgatAGCGAAACGAGAtataacagcactagcatgcactacgactcgcaaggcagacccgataaccaaacaacagctgtaggaggtggtggtggcaatatgggctgcttgaggtaacaagtggataggacacgtgacaagaacgcaactcaaggctagcataagagagaaggcaaaataaaaataggtgagcgactcctgcagagacaggagtttaggaaatgcttgcctgttaaagcttgtcgAAGAACGTCCGgaggacttgtcgtatctcaccacaccacttcgcgatcctatccgggaagaagcaaatgctggaacaaacaacggatgcaaacTTACTACTACGAAAGAAGAAACATcatgatcatgatatgatatgcatggcatggcaaacatgatgcggcgatgcaacttatccaatttaagcggagtcggaaccccggacaagcaattagggttgaggttgcatTTCTAAtgacaaagttaagtgttgattagcatggcacaaCATGGCAGGGGTTCTCTACGTCAAATTTAATCGGAGCGGGGAAACCCTAGGcggtgtccgaaatactccgGTGTTCCATATTAGGTGATATGCACAAAATACCATGACGCGagttgatgcgagatgcaaacaattgaatggatggcatattaatgttcagtgcatttttctgatcatttttcaTATAGAACATTATTTTATTCGAGTTACGGATTAAAAGATATGAATTATCAaagttttatgcgttttctggaaattTCAGAAAAAACAGAAAAGGGGCTGGGCTTTTCTCACCAAGGGTTGGTCTAGCTGCAGAAGCTGACGCGCGGGGCCCGGAGGCGCTGACTGGGCGGGACCTGCTGACGGGGCAGAGGACCGCGGGTCAGCACTTTGAAAAAGGCAGGGGCTATTCTGCAAAAGAACTGGATCTGGATCTGCGGGGTTTTCCCACCGGGGTGGATCTGAGCCGCAGCagatgacaggtggggcccaggggACGACGTGGCTGCCACGCTGGCGAACCATGTGTGCCTGCCCGGTAGGTGTTTGATGCCGGGCGCGGCGAGGGGAGCGGCGGTGACCACCGCAGGCTGGCATCATGCGCGCGGGCGATGCAGAGCATCTCAGGACGCGCGCGTGGTACCGTTCGAACCGCCTCGTCGAGCTCGGCCagaaggtggcggcgccgcttgcAGGAGGTCGTCAGAGCACTGTCGGCGACGAGGATCTGCGCAGAAGGTTTCGGCATCAACGGCGAGTTTGCGAAGGAGGAAACGACGGAGGCGGGGAGGATGTCCAGGGGATGCGGAAACTCACCCTAGAGCTCAAGGTATCGATGGCGGGAACGGAGGTGGACGGAGGCCACCGGAATCGTTGAATCTCTGCAGGCAGCCGGAAGCGGAAACGAGGACCGCGACGTCGATTTGCAGCCTCCCGAGATGATTCCTTGCGCCAGGAGCAAGAGGAGGACGCGGCGGTTCTTCTGGTGCCTCCAAAACGGCGCGGGGTGGTCTGGTATGGCGGGGCGATGACGATGAGCTCGCGGTGGTGTTCGGTGTTCACAGAGAAGAGGAGGGGAAAAGAAACTGGCGGCGGATGGGAAGGAGAGGGACCTAGGGTTCCCGCGGGGGTCTCGAGGTGGGGATTAAAAGGGAACGGGGAGGAGCAGGTGAGTGCGGCGTGGTCCAGGGCCATGGCGGTGACGTTGGCCACGGCGTGGTCACGCCTCTCTCATGAGGAGAAGATGACAAGGGGAAAAGAAGGTTGAAGGGGTACGGGCTGAGCTGGGCTGGGCCAAGGAGGAAGGGAAGAAGGAGGTGGGCCGGAGAGAGAGGAGTAAGTGTGCCACCGGTGTTGAGAGgaaaagggagagagagagcccagcgaggttagctagggtttcctgtttttttttctttgattttaAAACTGGTTTTATAAAACCTTTTCAAATAAAACCAAAACAAACCAGATTTTATTTCTGAAACATTTGAagcattttattttgttttaaaattttagtgttt
This Lolium perenne isolate Kyuss_39 chromosome 1, Kyuss_2.0, whole genome shotgun sequence DNA region includes the following protein-coding sequences:
- the LOC127341176 gene encoding uncharacterized protein, producing MALDHAALTCSSPFPFNPHLETPAGTLGPSPSHPPPVSFPLLFSVNTEHHRELIVIAPPYQTTPRRFGGTRRTAASSSCSWRKESSREAANRRRGPRFRFRLPAEIQRFRWPPSTSVPAIDTLSSRILVADSALTTSCKRRRHLLAELDEAVRTVPRARPEMLCIARAHDASLRWSPPLPSPRPASNTYRAGTHGSPAWQPRRPLGPTCHLLRLRSTPVPPSQRLRAPRVSFCS